A region from the Lycium barbarum isolate Lr01 chromosome 8, ASM1917538v2, whole genome shotgun sequence genome encodes:
- the LOC132607326 gene encoding bifunctional protein FolD 2, with amino-acid sequence MASSSDHKANIIDGKAIAQTIRSEIASEVRLLSEKYGKVPGLAVVIVGNRKDSQSYVNMKRKSCAELGIKSFDIDLPEDVAEAEVISKVHELNANPDVHGILVQLPLPKHINEERVLGEISLEKDVDGFHPLNIGKLAMKGRQPLFLPCTPKGCIELLVRSGISIKGKNAVVVGRSNIVGLPVSLLLLKEDATVTVVHSRTKEPEKIIREADIIIAAAGQAMMIKGSWIKPGAAVIDVGTNAVDDPTRKSGYRLVGDVDFQEACKVAGWITPVPGGVGPMTVAMLLKNTLDGAKRVIEK; translated from the exons ATGGCGTCGTCGTCAGATCACAAGGCTAACATCATTGATGGTAAAGCAATTGCTCAAACTATTCGTTCTGAGATTGCTTCTGAAGTCCGACTTCTTTCAGAGAAGTATGGGAAG GTCCCCGGGTTGGCAGTTGTCATTGTAGGAAATAGGAAGGATTCTCAAAGTTATGTGAACATGAAGAGAAAGTCTTGTGCTGAGCTTGGCATCAAGTCTTTTGACATAGACCTCCCAGAGGATGTAGCTGAAGCTGAAGTGATTAGCAAGGTCCATGAGCTGAATGCTAATCCTGACGTACATG GCATACTGGTACAGCTTCCATTACCAAAACATATTAATGAAGAGAGAGTTCTAGGTGAAATCAGTCTGGAAAAGGATGTAGATGGCTTTCATCCTCTGAATATTGGCAAGCTTGCAATGAAAGGCAGACAACCTTTATTCCTCCCTTGCACGCCCAAG GGATGCATCGAGCTTTTAGTTCGAAGTGGGATTAGCATAAAGGGGAAGAACGCAGTTGTGGTTGGTCGAAGCAATATTGTTGGATTACCAGTTTCTTTGCTCCTTCTGAAGGAAGACGCCACTGTTACTGTAGTCCACTCACGCACCAAGGAACCCGAGAAAATCATTCGTGAAGCTGACATAATTATTGCTGCCGCAGGGCAGGCTATGATG ATCAAAGGCAGCTGGATCAAACCCGGTGCTGCAGTAATTGATGTAGGAACAAATGCTGTAGATGATCCTACTAGGAAATCGGGTTATAGGCTTGTTGGAGATGTCGATTTTCAGGAAGCATGTAAGGTAGCTGGATGGATAACTCCAGTTCCGGGAGGTGTTGGACCGATGACTGTTGCAATGCTTCTGAAGAATACATTGGATGGAGCTAAACGAGTTATCGAGAAGTAA
- the LOC132608330 gene encoding uncharacterized protein LOC132608330 → MTCNNAGCPRWVFVLYLIIQGKLYTRDRLLKWGMINDQTCPICEATEESIQHLFFECPTSSYIWCKILKWQGYTRQAMSWHNELQWAVNFAANKGSKAEVYRMALAATVYYIWQLRNNKVFQNPSRTGDQVVRLIIQDVLCRANTFHRLARMMVTLNFYP, encoded by the coding sequence ATGACATGCAACAATGCTGGCTGTCCTAGATGGGTATTTGTGCTCTATCTCATAATTCAAGGCAAGCTTTATACTAGGGATAGATTGCTAAAATGGGGCATGATCAACGACCAAACCTGTCCAATATGCGAAGCTACGGAGGAATCAATTCAGCACCTCTTCTTTGAATGTCCTACCTCTTCTTATATCTGGTGTAAAATTCTTAAATGGCAAGGATATACTAGACAGGCAATGAGCTGGCATAATGAGCTGCAATGGGCTGTGAACTTTGCTGCAAACAAGGGCTCTAAGGCAGAGGTATATAGGATGGCGTTGGCAGCCACAGTCTACTACATTTGGCAGCTCAGAAATAACAAAGTCTTTCAGAATCCATCCAGGACTGGTGATCAAGTTGTGAGGCTAATTATACAGGATGTTCTCTGTCGAGCAAATACCTTTCATAGGCTGGCTAGAATGATGGTCACTCTCAATTTTTATCCCTAG
- the LOC132607328 gene encoding transcription factor MYBC1-like, translated as MKEENSSWFVKWEEELPSPNELMPLSQTLITPDLAIAFNIQNRNTPNPKNQPPVPSQLVHTPSCHPNSSAEFDSAELGGTDEPARTPKRPRLVWTPQLHKRFVDAVAHLGIKNAVPKTIMQLMSVDGLTRENVASHLQKYRLYLKRMQGFSNSGMGSGSGAGADTATDRLFASSPVPPHFLHPGRGNPDHYMPFVPVAAVVGRAPQIQQQYRHFGSPPNGQFEVPFLSRQSQEHVQRMLPSYVEDFESATTASGKRVLTLFPTGDD; from the coding sequence ATGAAGGAAGAAAATTCAAGTTGGTTTGTTAAATGGGAAGAAGAATTGCCTTCTCCTAATGAGCTAATGCCTTTATCCCAAACGTTAATTACTCCTGATTTAGCCATAGCTTTTAATATTCAAAATCGCAATACCCCAAATCCCAAAAACCAACCACCTGTACCATCACAACTAGTTCATACACCTTCATGTCACCCTAACTCATCAGCCGAGTTCGACTCGGCTGAGTTGGGTGGCACAGACGAACCTGCACGCACCCCAAAAAGGCCTAGACTTGTGTGGACCCCACAGCTACACAAGAGGTTTGTGGATGCAGTTGCACATTTGGGGATCAAGAATGCTGTCCCAAAAACAATAATGCAGTTAATGAGTGTAGATGGGCTAACACGCGAAAATGTTGCTAGTCATTTGCAAAAATATAGGCTTTATTTGAAACGTATGCAGGGATTTTCTAATAGTGGCATGGGTAGTGGCAGTGGGGCAGGGGCGGACACCGCAACAGATCGTCTGTTTGCTAGTTCGCCCGTGCCCCCACATTTTTTGCATCCAGGGAGGGGAAATCCGGACCATTATATGCCATTTGTACCAGTGGCTGCAGTTGTTGGACGTGCTCCACAAATTCAGCAACAGTATAGGCATTTTGGGTCACCGCCAAATGGGCAATTTGAGGTTCCCTTCTTGTCTCGACAATCGCAAGAACATGTTCAGAGAATGTTGCCTTCTTATGTAGAGGATTTTGAATCAGCTACAACTGCTAGTGGGAAGAGAGTTCTTACTTTGTTTCCAACTGGTGATGATTAA